One region of Chryseobacterium sp. SORGH_AS_0447 genomic DNA includes:
- a CDS encoding 3'-5' exonuclease → MNLKLHKPLCIFDLETTGTNIGRDRIVEICILKVNPDASRESKTWRVNPETPIPKECSEIHGIYDEDVKDAPTFKEIAPKIMEMLAGSDLGGFNSNRFDVPLLAEELLRVGIDFDLSKFRLVDAQTIFHKKEPRNLSAAYQFYCGKTLENAHSAEADVMATFEVLDAQVGKYDDIPNEIGPLSEFTFHNKHADLAGFIGYNEKLEEVFNFGKYKGQCVKVVFKKDLGYFGWLQNAEFPLYTKKVFTKIQLSSRF, encoded by the coding sequence ATGAATTTAAAATTACATAAACCGCTTTGCATATTCGACTTAGAAACGACAGGAACCAACATCGGGAGAGACCGGATCGTGGAAATCTGTATCCTAAAAGTAAATCCTGACGCTTCCAGGGAGAGCAAGACCTGGAGGGTAAATCCTGAAACGCCGATCCCGAAAGAATGCAGTGAAATCCACGGGATTTACGACGAGGATGTAAAAGATGCGCCAACCTTCAAAGAAATCGCTCCGAAAATTATGGAGATGCTTGCCGGAAGTGATCTTGGCGGCTTTAACTCCAACCGTTTCGATGTTCCTCTATTGGCTGAAGAACTGCTGCGGGTAGGAATCGATTTTGATCTGAGCAAATTCAGACTGGTGGATGCCCAGACGATTTTCCATAAAAAAGAACCGAGAAACCTGAGTGCCGCGTACCAGTTCTATTGCGGAAAAACATTGGAAAACGCACACTCTGCGGAAGCCGATGTGATGGCTACTTTTGAAGTATTGGACGCGCAGGTCGGAAAATATGACGATATCCCGAATGAAATCGGTCCGCTTAGTGAATTTACCTTCCACAACAAACACGCAGACCTTGCCGGATTTATCGGGTACAACGAAAAACTGGAGGAAGTATTCAACTTCGGGAAGTATAAAGGGCAATGTGTAAAAGTTGTCTTCAAGAAAGATCTTGGATATTTCGGGTGGCTTCAGAATGCCGAATTCCCATTGTATACGAAGAAGGTATTTACTAAAATTCAGTTATCCAGCAGATTCTAA
- a CDS encoding phosphatidylcholine/phosphatidylserine synthase, with protein sequence MNFIKNNLANAITLGNLFSGCVGAIHLILGDYQTTAICILFSLVLDFFDGFVARALKANSNLGTQLDSLADMVSFGLVPGLTMFKMLEPFSTDVLGFSLPFEIKYFGLLITLFSCLRLAIFNLDEEQKYYFKGLNTPSNTILIFGLYYAFKENQSFPFLLNNELFLIISTVFSSWLLISPLKMIAMKFKSMKLEDNYPKIALLVGAVLILLIFKTVGIPLVIIYYILISLIFQKQLK encoded by the coding sequence ATGAATTTTATCAAAAACAATCTGGCCAACGCCATTACTCTAGGGAATCTGTTTTCCGGATGTGTAGGCGCGATCCATCTTATCCTGGGCGATTATCAGACCACAGCCATCTGCATCCTGTTTTCATTGGTTCTTGATTTTTTTGACGGTTTTGTAGCACGGGCTCTGAAGGCCAATTCCAATCTGGGAACACAGCTGGATTCTCTGGCGGATATGGTGAGCTTCGGGCTGGTTCCGGGTTTGACGATGTTTAAAATGCTTGAACCTTTCAGTACCGATGTACTTGGCTTCTCATTGCCTTTTGAGATAAAATATTTCGGATTGTTAATTACCCTGTTTTCCTGTTTGAGGCTGGCTATTTTCAATCTGGATGAAGAACAGAAATATTATTTTAAAGGATTGAATACGCCGAGCAATACGATTTTGATTTTCGGGCTGTATTATGCTTTTAAAGAAAATCAGAGCTTTCCTTTTCTATTGAACAATGAATTGTTTCTTATTATTTCAACCGTCTTTTCATCATGGCTTTTAATTTCGCCTTTGAAAATGATCGCCATGAAATTCAAATCGATGAAGTTGGAGGATAATTATCCGAAGATAGCTCTATTGGTCGGAGCTGTTCTTATTTTACTTATCTTTAAAACGGTCGGAATTCCTTTAGTCATCATTTATTATATCCTGATTTCTCTGATCTTTCAGAAACAATTAAAGTAA
- a CDS encoding LTA synthase family protein, protein MKFFKEFRKQEVLVLLYRIFLAYFFYQMARFLFWFFNRGLIKIDSVSEYFSLAYHGIAFDTTAILYVNALFIFLSLIPIVVNTKKGYQKFLFWLYFITNGITYAMNFGDFVYFKFSQMRLTSAAMQVAKHEDNMFRVFTASIIQNPFILLWFVLLMALWVFLYKKVRVNERKPVKLVPYFIWSVLVLCLTAVLAVGGIRGDFKHSTRPINLVDANRFVRLPSQGNVVLNSTFSFFRTLNTNNFKEVHFVDQKFIDENIHPYKVYQRNVVSKPNIVIFIVESFGREYSGAFNKDKNIKDYVSYTPFIDSLASESLIFPNTFANGRQSIHGMSSVLAGIPSLTDAFTSSPYSNQKIQSIVSVCNDMGYDTSFYHGAPNGSMGFLGFGNILGFKHYFGKTEYNNDQDFDGIWAIWDEPFLQYFARNVGKKQPFMATVFTASSHHPFKIPEKYKGKFKKGKIVMHEPIEYTDYAIKKYFETAKKQPWYHNTIFVFTGDHTNEMYYPEYEKAMNRFAVPLILYSPNPEYHLKGVNPELAQQIDIYPTLADLIGYNKKIRSWGRSLVSEKQYQPIIANSDGTVEQFIIGNYIYRFDGKEIVGIFDKNDLGLEKNLMSSSKENEEVARGKKIAKAWFQDYMDRVINRKLN, encoded by the coding sequence ATGAAATTTTTTAAAGAATTTAGAAAACAGGAGGTTCTGGTGCTGTTGTACAGAATCTTTCTGGCTTATTTCTTCTACCAGATGGCGAGATTCCTTTTTTGGTTTTTCAACAGAGGACTGATCAAAATAGATTCCGTTTCAGAATATTTCAGCCTGGCGTATCACGGGATTGCTTTTGATACGACGGCCATTTTATATGTTAATGCTCTTTTTATCTTTCTCAGCCTCATTCCGATTGTTGTTAATACAAAAAAAGGATATCAGAAATTCCTGTTTTGGCTGTATTTTATCACCAACGGAATTACCTATGCCATGAATTTCGGGGATTTTGTGTATTTCAAATTTTCCCAGATGAGGCTGACTTCGGCGGCCATGCAGGTAGCGAAACATGAAGACAATATGTTCCGGGTTTTTACGGCCTCCATTATTCAGAACCCTTTTATCCTGTTGTGGTTTGTGTTGTTAATGGCGTTATGGGTTTTTCTGTATAAAAAAGTAAGAGTCAATGAGCGGAAGCCCGTTAAGCTTGTGCCGTACTTTATCTGGTCGGTTTTGGTGCTCTGTCTCACGGCGGTTCTGGCTGTTGGCGGAATCCGGGGAGATTTCAAGCACAGTACAAGGCCCATCAATCTGGTGGATGCCAACCGGTTTGTCAGGCTGCCTTCGCAGGGAAATGTCGTTTTAAACAGTACCTTTTCATTTTTCCGGACTTTAAATACGAATAATTTTAAAGAAGTTCATTTCGTAGATCAGAAATTCATAGATGAAAATATACATCCTTACAAAGTATACCAGCGGAACGTCGTTTCCAAACCCAATATTGTTATTTTTATCGTGGAATCCTTCGGAAGGGAATATTCAGGAGCGTTTAATAAAGATAAAAATATAAAAGATTACGTTTCTTATACCCCGTTTATCGACAGTCTGGCCAGCGAAAGCCTTATTTTCCCAAATACTTTTGCCAACGGAAGACAGTCGATCCACGGCATGAGCTCCGTGCTGGCCGGGATACCAAGCCTTACCGATGCGTTTACCAGCTCACCGTATTCCAACCAGAAAATCCAGTCGATTGTTTCGGTGTGCAACGATATGGGCTACGATACGTCTTTCTATCATGGGGCTCCGAATGGTTCCATGGGCTTCCTGGGCTTCGGGAATATCCTGGGGTTTAAGCATTATTTCGGAAAAACGGAATACAACAACGACCAGGATTTCGATGGGATCTGGGCGATCTGGGATGAGCCGTTCCTGCAGTATTTTGCCAGAAATGTCGGGAAAAAACAGCCTTTTATGGCAACGGTATTTACTGCTTCTTCCCATCATCCTTTTAAAATCCCTGAAAAATACAAAGGGAAATTTAAAAAAGGGAAAATTGTAATGCACGAGCCGATCGAGTACACCGACTATGCGATTAAAAAATATTTCGAAACGGCAAAAAAACAGCCGTGGTATCATAACACGATTTTTGTATTTACCGGCGACCATACCAATGAAATGTATTATCCGGAATATGAAAAAGCCATGAACCGCTTTGCCGTTCCCCTTATTTTGTATTCTCCGAATCCTGAATATCATTTAAAAGGTGTAAATCCTGAACTGGCGCAACAGATCGATATTTATCCGACACTGGCCGATTTAATCGGCTACAATAAGAAAATCAGAAGCTGGGGAAGAAGCCTGGTGAGCGAGAAGCAGTATCAGCCAATTATTGCCAATTCCGACGGAACGGTAGAACAGTTCATTATCGGAAATTACATTTACCGTTTTGACGGAAAGGAAATTGTAGGCATTTTTGATAAGAATGACCTCGGACTGGAAAAAAATCTGATGTCCTCATCGAAAGAAAATGAAGAGGTAGCAAGAGGTAAGAAAATAGCAAAAGCCTGGTTCCAGGATTATATGGACCGGGTAATCAACAGAAAACTAAATTAA
- a CDS encoding DUF2147 domain-containing protein translates to MKKLLLTFVLSLFGVMTFAQIEGKWKTIDDETKQAKSIVEIYKRGDQYYGKVYQLLIKPANPNCTECKDDRKNKPILGLEIIRGLKKDGNEFTDGTITDPKTGKTYKCTIKREGDKLNVRGYLGISAFGRTQTWQKVN, encoded by the coding sequence ATGAAAAAATTGTTGTTAACCTTCGTACTGTCGCTATTCGGCGTAATGACCTTTGCACAGATCGAGGGAAAATGGAAAACCATAGATGACGAAACAAAACAGGCAAAATCGATTGTGGAAATCTATAAAAGAGGAGATCAGTATTACGGGAAAGTGTACCAGCTTCTGATCAAGCCGGCCAATCCGAACTGTACGGAATGTAAAGATGACCGTAAAAACAAGCCGATTCTGGGACTGGAGATCATCAGAGGACTGAAAAAAGACGGTAACGAATTTACAGACGGAACCATTACCGATCCTAAAACCGGTAAAACCTATAAGTGTACCATCAAAAGAGAAGGCGATAAGCTAAACGTACGAGGGTATTTGGGGATCTCTGCTTTTGGCAGAACGCAGACTTGGCAGAAAGTGAATTAA